The DNA segment GAGACTGGTCGTCGCTAGGCGGATTCCAAGATAATAAGATGAAGTTTTGTGTACTAAGGCAAGTCAACAAACCACATTTTTTGTTGGACTTTGGGTTAGGCatataaaaagtttaaaattaaaagcccaaaaaaacttttaaaaaaatcccaaaaaaatCCCCCAAAAAGTAATTTTTAGCCACCTAGGGCCGTGGACTAGCACTTTTTCGCTGCAGTCGGCCAGCGCCTAGGCGGCGCCTTGGCCGATTTTTAGAACACTGGGTTTTGTGGATCGAAATATATGGTGAGTAGAATGTTGCTCTTCACTTCTGGCATACTTAACTCACGATGTAGTAATATCCACTCTCATTGTTGAATACTTACTAACTGGTATAGTTCTTTTATGTTTGTTTTGTACCTTTTACCTTCTACTGAAATTGGCATGGTTATTCTTCAGCTAACTCTGTTTGTATTCTTGTGTTTCTCAGGTAAATCACTTTTAAAGCTCTGCCTTGGAGTAGTTGAATGGTAAAAAAcgtttttttattgaaaactgAGGCTTCCTTGGATCAAATTTCTGTGGTTCATCAGTGCAACATGAATGCATACCTCAAGCTATCTTGGGAATGGATGTTATTTGCCAAGCAAAATCCGGTATGGGGAAAACTGCTGTGTTTGTTCTCTCAACATTGCAGCAGATTGAACCTATTGCAGGTCAAGTTGCTGCTCTCGTTCTGTGTCATACAAGGGAATTGGCTTACCAGGCATGTAGTCTACAGCGAATTGTCTTTGCTTTATGTCTATTTGAATCCGTATCTGCTGGTTACTGTACCTTTTATGTTTCTCTCGATTGCAGATCTGTCATGAGGTTGAGCGGTTCAGTACATATTTACCTGATATCAAAGTTGCTGTTTTTTATGGTGGTGTCAACATTAAAATCCACAAGGATCTCTTGAAGAATGAATGTCCTCACATTGTCGTGGGAACACCGGGAAGGATACTTGCTCTCGCAAGAGACAAGGATCTTTCTTTGAGGAATGTGAGGCATTTTATTCTGGATGAATGTGATAAGATGCTCGAGTCCCTTGGTATGCATGCTGACATATCTGTGATATTAAGTTACATTATATCCTAGAAACAACACAATGACAGTCCTCACTGCATCTGAGAGGCcaaatttgttttaaatttactCATTACCTGTTGCTGTCTCCCCAGATATGAGGAGAGATGTTCAGGAGATCTTTAAGATGACACCTCATGATAAACAAGTTATGATGTTCTCAGCCACACTCAGCAAGGAGATTCGACCAGTTTGCAAGAAATTCATGCAAGATGTAATATCCTGTGGCCAGTCCTATTTGAATATCGAAGTCTACCTTGTTTCCGTCGTTCCAGCCTTCTGCAGGAAGTCTTTGTTATTAATGCAGTGATTGAAGCGATCTATGCCTGCTATTTCACTTGTGTCTGTCAACCTGAGACATTAGATGGTTAAATTTAGGGAGCTTGGGGGAACATGATCATAGGGGTCTGTGTAGTCCTATAGAAATTCTATTCATTTTGGGATAGTGTTTTCCCCTTATTTTGGTTGGTCAAGTTCATTCCAGGgttgtgtgtttttttattcTATTAAGGAGAGAATTGTCAATGAAAGATATTATAGGAaggaaatttaatttatttatgtaatcAGTTAGCGTAGATCGAAGTTATTTTGATCGGCAGTGGTGACACAAGTTGGTCTTGGAGGTATTGTTAGCTGGaagaagaaaattcaaatggatcTCAACCTCAATTCTGGCTGTGTTCATCCATCAATTCATTTCATAGTGGATACCGTTAATTTCACATGAACTCTCCTAATATGCTTTACTGTGACATTTCTTCCTTTCAGCCAATGGAAATCTATGTGGACGATGAGGCCAAATTGACTCTCCATGGTCTTGTGCAGGTTAGATCTTGAAATTGCTAAATGTTTTGTTTGTTTCATGTTAATGTTTCACAAATTTGACTTACACTATGGCAGCACTACATCAAATTGAGTGAGCTGGAGAAAAACCGGAAGCTGAATGATCTCCTCGATGCATTGGACTTCAATCAAGTTGTCATTTTTGTCAAAAGCGTCAGTAGAGCTGCCGAGCTTAACAAGTTGCTTGTGGAGTGTAATTTTCCATCTATTTGCATTCACTCGGGCATGTCCCAGGAAGAAAGGTTTGTGACGCTTATACTGTTATTATTTTGATattcttgtttcttttttgaaaaagttCTGCTTGTTGTCCCCAGTTAGTAGTGCATTAATCGGGTGGGTTTGATTCGCTCGAGTTCTTGTGTGCCAGGTCTCCAATTTCTGAAAGTTATTCTGAATTTTGGGTTTTGCAGATTGACTCGTTACAAGGGATTCAAAGAAGGGCATAAGAGAATTCTCGTTGCGACAGATCTGGTGGGAAGAGGAATAGACATTGAACGAGTGAATATTGTGATCAACTATGATATGCCAGATTCAGCTGACACTTATCTCCACCGGGTATAAGTTACTGGCATTCAACCTCAGTTTTAATGTTTACGATGTTCTTCAACAAGTGCCTTCAattagttttttattatttacgaAATGTTAGGTGGGTAGAGCTGGGCGGTTCGGAACCAAAGGACTTGCCATCACGTTTGTTTCTTCTGCATCCGATTCAGATGTTCTTAATCAGGTATTTATAAGTTGTAGATGAATTATCTGTGAGTTTGCCATAAGTTGTAGATGAATTATTTGTGAACTTGTCCTGGCTGCTTGCATTTTATGACATGTCCTTTATGCGCATACAGGTTCAGGAGAGATTTGAAGTTGACATCAAAGAGCTACCAGAGCAAATTGATACATCTACATACAGTGAGttgtttgtttctttttctagaaaatacacaaataagctgcctttttttttgttttgaacaTATGGGTTTGCATCCATATATTTCACAATGGATTTATGAATGgttactttttattatatatttgctTTTATTATTGGTTTGATCGATAATATGATGTAAGCTTATAACCCTTCAGGTAGTAGTGCCTTGGTCGAAACTTTTCTGCCTTTGTCACGCATTTGATATTGTTTTGAGTGCCTTTCTGTTATCACAGATTTGTTCTTGTTTGTCAAGAAAAGTGTCAGTCAATCTGTCACATGATGATTTAGCTATTTAACTTCTCAATTTACTGCGTTTTGTAGTGCCATCTTGAAGCATGAAGGTCTTGTAAGAGAGAGACTATGATGCAGATGTTTGTGCCTAAGAGAGACAACGGAGGTGTTGGTTctctttttatatttcatatttgGCTTCTCTGTTAAGTTGATGCAGTTCTCGTCTTGGCCTTCAATTGTTACCGTTTAAACATAAATTGGTGTCAATCCCGAAAGAGTAGATAATTTTCAATTCGAATGCTGATCAAGTTATGATATCTTGCTTGCCCTTTTCTTTTGTAGTCCACTCGGTCTTTACGTAGGTTAAATCCTTGTGCTTATATATCCTAGATTTGTTGTTTTCATTCGCAGTGTTACTTTTGTCATAGAATTTTGATTCGAAAATGTTTCATTCCTGATTGATCAGATTTTGCTACATGCGCCATTAGCCACTAAAATTTGTGATGTTAGCCTACATGTTTAATGGAGTTAGTAACATACTCATCAAATATAGGTCTGTTTAGGAAAATAGACTTGTTTAAAAAATACTTTCTCGAATGTAGTATTTAAATACAATGCGAAAGTTCGttttttaaaagtaataatttattAAGGTCAAATGATAATATATATTCCTCAATTATATGAATTCATGTTCTTGACGGActgtttgagatttttttttgcctattttaaagttattttttagaaaattttcaaagttGGTGTGATGTAAAATTAGCCGGGTGAGTGGTTTGAgtttttgaaaaagaattgattgtttttttttaaaaaaattattacaatatatttaacttacatgatatttattattttaattatttacgtTATCATTTAAGATCAAACAATTCTGCTGAATTGACTGTGtagttatataattattattaaattttgaattttttatatcaaaattaatttatttgtttatggcatgaaaatttatataagatttaataaaaataaaattttcttataaatatataaatcacgttaaaaaatatatctggaaaaataatttataaaataaataatttttaaaatgtaaaatttttgtaatatcatatgattttgaattttatatacaaataaaatttaatatattttaaaaaatctaaaatatttataaaaaattgtgATTAATTGTGGAATTTGAAAGATTTTGTCGGTTTAAGCAAGTGGTAGTTTGAATCAAGGTTTtaaaaagcgtgaagcgtcTCGAAGCGAGGATGTCGAGTTCaaagcttttcaagcttaag comes from the Primulina huaijiensis isolate GDHJ02 chromosome 8, ASM1229523v2, whole genome shotgun sequence genome and includes:
- the LOC140982736 gene encoding DEAD-box ATP-dependent RNA helicase 15 isoform X2, whose translation is MDVICQAKSGMGKTAVFVLSTLQQIEPIAGQVAALVLCHTRELAYQICHEVERFSTYLPDIKVAVFYGGVNIKIHKDLLKNECPHIVVGTPGRILALARDKDLSLRNVRHFILDECDKMLESLDMRRDVQEIFKMTPHDKQVMMFSATLSKEIRPVCKKFMQDPMEIYVDDEAKLTLHGLVQHYIKLSELEKNRKLNDLLDALDFNQVVIFVKSVSRAAELNKLLVECNFPSICIHSGMSQEERLTRYKGFKEGHKRILVATDLVGRGIDIERVNIVINYDMPDSADTYLHRVGRAGRFGTKGLAITFVSSASDSDVLNQVQERFEVDIKELPEQIDTSTYMPS
- the LOC140982736 gene encoding DEAD-box ATP-dependent RNA helicase 15 isoform X1 produces the protein MGETKENDAYEEELLDYDEEDEKVTDSVTARVNGESAKKGYVGIHSSGFRDFLLKPELLRAIVDSGFEHPSEVQHECIPQAILGMDVICQAKSGMGKTAVFVLSTLQQIEPIAGQVAALVLCHTRELAYQICHEVERFSTYLPDIKVAVFYGGVNIKIHKDLLKNECPHIVVGTPGRILALARDKDLSLRNVRHFILDECDKMLESLDMRRDVQEIFKMTPHDKQVMMFSATLSKEIRPVCKKFMQDPMEIYVDDEAKLTLHGLVQHYIKLSELEKNRKLNDLLDALDFNQVVIFVKSVSRAAELNKLLVECNFPSICIHSGMSQEERLTRYKGFKEGHKRILVATDLVGRGIDIERVNIVINYDMPDSADTYLHRVGRAGRFGTKGLAITFVSSASDSDVLNQVQERFEVDIKELPEQIDTSTYMPS